A genomic segment from Antedon mediterranea chromosome 6, ecAntMedi1.1, whole genome shotgun sequence encodes:
- the LOC140052472 gene encoding uncharacterized protein — MNLYKSEHCGDKLQTHQEFKFLRCQVNVVRLCLDLNSGWSRHLGEYTEETPYECVHCGKKFNQNDDLKKHMRIHTGEKPYECEHCGKKFNQNDDLKKHMRIHKEETPYECENCGKKFKDNDDLKKHLRMHTGEKPYECEHCGKKFNQSDDLKRHMRIHTGEKPYECEHYQGPARNVSVTAAAQGMLEARQEIMSWPPHLMHSSHFLKRDRRI, encoded by the exons ATGAATTTATACAAAAGTGAACATTGTGGAGATAAACTTCAAACACACCAAGAGTTTAAATTTCTTCGATGTCAAGTGAACGTTGTCAGACTTTGTCTAGATTTAAATAGTGGATGGAGCAGACATTTGGGAGAGTACACAGAAGAGACGCCATATGAATGTgtacattgtggaaagaaattcaaccagaatgacgatctgaaaaaacatatgagaatacacacaggagagaaaccatatgaatgtgaacattgtgggaagaaattcaaccagaatgacgatctgaaaaaacatatgagaatacacaaagaagagacaccatatgaatgtgaaaattgtgggaagaaattcaaagacaatgatgatctgaaaaaacatttgagaatgcacacaggagagaaaccatatgaatgtgaacattgtggaaagaagtTTAACCAGAGTGACGATCTGAAaagacatatgagaatacacacaggagagaaaccatatgaatgtgaacatt ACCAGGGACCAGCCCGAAACGTTTCGGTGACTGCTGCAGCTCAGGGGATGTTAGAAGCTAGACAAGAAATAATGTCATGGCCGCCTCATTTAATGCACAGCTCTCATTTTCTAAAAAGAGACAGACGGATCTAA
- the LOC140052057 gene encoding uncharacterized protein codes for MGRDREHHRSSRKKSKKRSKQESKSGSSTSTKLNIASLQHKLKSLNNTQDSVQSVSLWIIHHKHHAKDIASSWLEEVKQTGTSKRLTLMYLANDVIQNSKRKGIDTFVEAFADAITKAVTFCRDDSIRKSIERLFKIWEQRNVYESEVVEKFQDAISTETDAIAKANTQILAEYKPDELPDSMEQLVVFEGEVDLKRKQLSSLNVDVTSTEAIMQLKDRAGGKRFSKHFEDATNKLDHYVQSLGKEVEMRQTLLELLEKSVIFYEAQFGEAKIVANAYKNFGTRVGNLKKRLDEYRKLIPDDSLSPLPSPTSDAPSPGATPPRDPNQDTTELEDMEMSDDDGESKNIGSVVAASSRPTKKTSKKAAPLKLPGPPTIGQPIATIAGQVGKYADDAPASYSPESNGSAPSPEGTPEGLNISPITNSQSDTYNTVQPSYQATAQNLLPPLPPSPFPQPVPPVHDTSSNFPPVSFPTETNTSTYSSMYTESTQQYSTTYAPSAPPQIPQPVPSQIPPPVSTPQTNAPFTSNAYFQNATTTDASYTATSIGTSAQPTSSGVYSQNYAPAVYTAPPFYGQQNSQEANYSTIPTSSNNAQYNPPPSPDLYSPTKQTVQPSAYSALNSYDLTVPPPNFAANYPPSVPPPMPQNDYKPSSGVNYSDPQQEYQTPSFPSESYDNSYTSDSYKPYVNQRTSYEGNSKEYSQPSYSAPDEYNTVEDEAEDKELMQQAKTNPIGFLTRIITASKQPRNVQRPNLLSNLTALKTVPTVDDQTFKSKSEMEEKLQRNDVDQASEGTDDQQMTTDSSKDVELSKPRSILKRRQAPDANNIDDVEPPKREKLPETKIKSSHSIALGAFLSSLKQDDDEDDEEDDSVVKCEKDKPESVQESVPEEDITTQPPTVTVASPVTPQPIMSIANTMKTEKISTITTIGSAGPPPGPPPGPPPPNAKRAGPPPGTPPSNVKIVPLLDLPSPVKSIVSVVKQPVRNAIPVLGAPAPAKPALKRRLSSVVVPAKNYTEESNEWDDYREEHHSYDSLDHDHYRGHYDDYRPRRRMDVPDYHHRPPPPYAGSRYEDSRYEEHRYQDHPYRYQRGHPYHEYGPPPPRRLPERRPLMRGGYPPHFRF; via the exons ATGGGCCGTGACCGTGAACACCACAGGTCCAGTAGGAAGAAAAGTAAGAAAAGAAGTAAACAGGAGTCTAAATCAGGTTCATCAACAAGTACTAAATTGAATATTGCAAGTTTGCAGCATAAATTAAAATCTTTGAATAACACTCAGGACAGTGTCCAATCTGTATCTTTATGGATTATTCATCACAAACACCATGCTAAGGATATTGCATCCAGTTGGCTTGAAGAAGTTAAACAGA ctGGTACTTCAAAACGACTGACTCTTATGTACCTTGCGAATGATGTAATCCAGAATAGTAAGAGGAAAGGAATTGACACGTTTGTAGAAGCCTTTGCAGATGCCATTACTAAGGCTGTTACTTTTTGCAG agACGACAGTATAAGAAAAAGCATAGAGAGGCTGTTTAAGATTTGGGAACAACGTAATGTCTATGAAAGTGAGGTGGTTGAGAAGTTTCAGGATGCAATTT CTACAGAAACAGATGCCATTGCAAAGGCAAACACTCAAATTCTGGCTGAATACaag CCGGATGAATTACCAGACAGTATGGAGCAATTAGTAGTATTTGAAGGGGAAGTGGACTTGAAGAGAAAACAACTATCAAGTTTAAATGTTGATGTTACTAGTACAGAAGCAATAATGCAATTAAAAG ATCGCGCTGGTGGCAAACGgttttcaaaacattttgaaGATGCAACAAATAAGCTTGATCATTACGTGCAGTCCCTAGGCAAAGAAGTTGAGATGAGACAAACACTTCTAGAATTACTAGAAAAAAGTGTTATATTTTATGAAGCTCAGTTTGGTGAAGCTAAAATAGTTGCTAAT GCTTATAAGAATTTCGGAACAAGGGTTGGTAACTTAAAGAAACGTTTAGACGAATATCGCAAGTTAATACCTGATGATTCACTAAGTCCGCTTCCGTCACCGACATCTGATGCCCCATCACCTG GTGCTACACCTCCAAGGGATCCAAACCAAGACACAACAGAATTAGAAGATATGGAGATGtctgatgatgatggtgaatcTAAAAATATTGGATCCGTTGTTG CAGCCTCATCCAGACCAACAAAGAAGACGTCTAAGAAAGCAGCACCTTTAAAATTGCCTGGACCTCCCACCATTGGACAACCAATTGCAACCATTGCTG gTCAAGTTGGGAAGTATGCCGATGATGCACCAGCATCCTATTCGCCAGAATCAAATGGTTCCGCTCCTTCACCAGAAGGCACTCCAGAAGGATTAAACATTTCCCCTATTACAAACAGTCAATCTGACACTTACAACACAGTCCAACCTTCATACCAGGCTACAGCCCAAAATCTTTTACCCCCACTTCCCCCTTCTCCATTCCCTCAACCTGTACCACCTGTACATGATACAAGTTCCAATTTTCCACCCGTTTCATTTCCGACAGAGACAAACACCTCAACATACAGCAGCATGTACACAGAATCAACACAGCAGTATTCGACTACATATGCGCCATCAGCCCCTCCACAAATACCGCAACCAGTACCTTCACAGATACCGCCACCAGTCAGTACCCCTCAAACTAATGCTCCATTTACTTCTAATGCGTATTTCCAAAATGCTACAACCACAGACGCAAGTTATACTGCTACATCTATTGGTACATCAGCACAGCCAACATCGTCTGGTGTATATTCGCAAAACTACGCACCAGCAGTGTACACTGCTCCTCCGTTCtatggacaacaaaacagtcAGGAGGCAAATTATTCAACAATACCGACATCATCAAACAATGCGCAGTATAATCCTCCGCCTTCACCAGATCTATATTCTCCAACCAAGCAGACAGTTCAGCCATCAGCCTACTCAGCACTCAATTCATATGACCTAACAGTGCCGCCGCCCAATTTTGCGGCAAATTACCCCCCATCTGTCCCTCCTCCCATGCCACAGAATGATTACAAGCCATCGTCAGGCGTTAATTATTCAGACCCGCAACAAGAGTATCAGACGCCAAGTTTTCCAAGTGAAAGCTATGATAATAGTTATACCAGTGACAGTTACAAACCATACGTTAACCAAAGGACTTCGTATGAAGGTAACAGTAAGGAGTACTCACAGCCTAGCTACAGTGCCCCAGATGAGTACAACACAGTTGAAGATGAAGCAGAAGATAAAGAATTAATGCAGCAAGCTAAAACAAATCCAATTGGGTTCTTAACCAGGATTATAACGGCATCAAAGCAACCTCGTAATGTACAAAGACCAAATCTGCTCAGCAACCTAACGGCTCTAAAGACTGTTCCAACTGTTGATGATCAAACATTCAAATCAAAATCTGAAATGGAAGAAAAGCTTCAAAGAAATGATGTAGATCAAGCTAGTGAAGGTACAGACGATCAACAAATGACAACCGACTCCTCAAAAGACGTTGAATTATCAAAACCTCGCTCAATATTGAAAAGACGACAAGCTCCAGATGCTAACAACATTGATGATGTAGAACCACCAAAAAGGGAGAAGTTGCCAGAAACTAAAATTAAATCATCTCATTCCATAGCCCTTGGCGCATTTTTGTCTTCACTGAAacaagatgatgatgaagatgacgaAGAAGATGACAGTGTGGTCAAGTGTGAAAAAGATAAACCTGAGAGTGTTCAAGAATCTGTACCTGAGGAGGACATAACCACTCAGCCCCCCACAGTTACTGTAGCTTCACCTGTTACTCCACAACCAATCATGTCTATTGCTAACACAATGAAAACTGAGAAAATATCAACTATTACAACTATAGGTAGTGCTGGTCCACCACCCGGGCCACCGCCTGGGCCTCCGCCACCAAATGCAAAACGAGCTGGCCCACCACCTGGTACACCTCCATCTAATGTAAAGATTGTCCCGCTTTTAGATCTCCCAAGCCCAGTTAAGTCAATAGTTTCTGTAGTTAAACAGCCAGTCAGAAATGCTATACCAGTACTCGGTGCTCCTGCTCCTGCTAAACCAGCTTTGAAGCGCAGACTAAGTTCAGTTGTTGTTCCCGCTAAAAATTACACTGAAGAATCTAATGAATGGGATGATTATAGAGAAGAGCATCACTCGTACGATTCCTTGGATCATGACCACTATAGAGGGCACTATGACGATTACAGACCGCGTCGACGTATGGATGTACCGGATTATCACCATAGGCCTCCTCCACCATATGCTGGTTCACGCTATGAGGATAGCCGATATGAAGAGCACCGATACCAAGACCATCCGTACAGGTATCAAAGAGGGCACCCATATCACGAATATGGACCACCACCACCGCGTCGGCTTCCAGAACGCCGCCCACTGATGCGAGGTGGTTACCCTCCTCACTTTCGTTTTTAG